In Mycolicibacterium nivoides, the DNA window GGCGTGGACGACCGCCAGGCCGTGATGACCTTCGCCAATCCGTATGCCGATTGGAAGGGCATGTTCGCGGGCAACGGCCGGCTGCTCCCCAAGAGCATGACCGCCACCCCCGAGGCGTTCAACAAGGCTCAGCTCACCGAGCCCGGGCCGTCGGCGGGGCCGTTCCTGGTCTCCAACATCGACCGAGGTGCCCAGCGGATCACGATGAGCCGCAACCCGAAATGGTGGGGCGCCCCGCCGCTGCTCGACACCATCACCTACCTGGTGCTCGACGACGCAGCGCGCATCCCCGCGCTGCAGAACAACACCATCGACGCCACGGGCACAGCGTCGTTGGACGAACTGACCATCGCGCGCAAAACCGCGGGGATCAGCATCCGACGGGCACCGTCGGCCAGCTGGTACCACCTGACCTTCAACGGCGCGCCCGGCTCGATCCTGGCCGACCCGGCGCTGCGCAGTGCGGTCGCCAAGGGCATCGACCGTCAGGCGCTGGCCAACATCACCCAGCGGGGCCTCACCGACAACCCGGTGCCGCTGAACAACCACATCTTCGTCGCGGGCCAGCAGGGCTACCAGGACAACGCCGCGTCGGTGGCGTTCGACCCCGAGAAGGCGAAGGCCGAGCTGGACGCCCTGGGCTGGAAAGTGCCTGAGGGACGGCAGTTCCGGGAGAAGGACGGCAAGGAACTCGTCATCCGCAATGTGTTCTACGACGCGGGCAGCACCCGTCAGGTGGCCCAGATCGCGCAGAACATGCTCGGCCAGATCGGGGTGAACCTGAAGCTAGACACCAAGCCCGGCACCGGGTTCTTCACCAATTACATCATCAAGGGCGACTTCGACATCGCTCAGTTCGCCTTCCTCGGTGACGCTTTCCCGCTGAGCTCGCTGACCCAGATCTACGCGCAGGACGGGGCCAGTAACTTCGGCAAGATCGGCAGCCCGGAGATCGATGCCAAGATCGAGCAGACGCTGGAAGAACTGGACCCGGTCAAGGCGCGCACGCTGGCCAACGAGCTCGACCAGATGCTGTTCGAAGAGGTGTTCAGCCTGCCGCTGTTCCAGTCACCCGGAAACGTCGCGGTGCGCAGCAGCCTGGCCAATTTCGGGGCCTTCGGCCTGGCCGACGCCGACTACTCGAAGATCGGTTTCCTCAAGTAGTTTCCGGGGGCGGGAACGCACATGGAGCTCGTTGACGAGACGCGGGTGCGCATGGCCCCGGGGATGTACAGCTGGTGCATGCTGCTGACGTTCACCATCGCGCCCACGGCGCCCGCAGCCGATCTGATCGGCAGCCTGCTGGCCCACCCCCGTTATCGCCACGACTGCATCTCGCCATGGTCCGGGGCGACCGAGCCGGTGCACGGCCCGTATCGACTCGAGGCCCTCAAACCTGATGGCTTCCAGCGATGTTCACGGGCGCATGCGGTCGCATCCCTATGGTCGTGGCCTGCGACCAACCTGAACCCGTGGGGCAGCTCAGAATTCCTACTATCGCGTGAATTGGTGATGGCATGGACAGCACCGATCATGACTGCCGCCGATGAGATCTATCGGCTCAGCGTGCCGAGGGAGGGCAACGAGCACTCATACGGATGGGTTATCGGCCTCAACGGGTTCCACGAGTTCGTCGCCATCTGCCGCGAGCGCGCCACCGCCACCGCCATCATCGCATCGGACGATTGAGGTAGCGGAGTCGAACGAGGCCGTTCAGACCGCCGATCCACGGTTGGGGGGCGGCGGCACAATCAGGCGGTCGTCGCACTCGCGACGCCGACACCCGTCCGCCAACGGGATCGCCGAAGCAGGGTCGCCGACAAACGCCCGGTACTCGGTGTCGTCGATCGCGTAAAACTCCGTGTAGTCGGCGATCTGGAGGCTCACCGGTATCGACAGGTAATGGCCGCCCGTGGACGTATCGATCCCCAGCGAGAACCAATGCTCCCGATAGACGTGCGTCGTCTCGAAGCGCTTGGCGCTCATCAAGTTCTCCCATCGCCGGAGTGGCGCCCCGGCGAAAGGCCGGTGGGCAGCGCCGTCTCCACGACAGTGGCGACCGAGATCGCAGACACCGCCACCCGGATCACCGGACGCGCAGGCAGGGCGTCCAGCTCGGCGGCGGTGGCCGAAAGCTGTTCGGCCACACCGTCGCGTACCGCACGTATCACCGCGAATGCGGCACGTTCGCGGGTGTCGATCACGCTGTGTACCACCGTCGGCATCCGAACCAGCACCGCCCCGGGCACCAGCGCCGCGATCCGCTCCGCCACAGCCGGCGGTGTGGTCAGATCCCGGCCACCGGACAGCACGACGGTGGGCCAGTGAAAGTCCGGTAACTCAGCGAGCAGGTCGAAAGGCTCGGCTTCGAACGGTTCGTAGAACTTCGCACTACCGATCATGTCGGCCATCTCCAGCGCGGGATCCAGCGGCAGGCCGTCGGGCACCCCGGCGTAGTTCAACTCGCGGAACGCGATCCGCCCGACCAGATCTACCTCGTTGCGGTACGGCGCTTTTCGCGTCGAGAGCCGGCTCAGCCGGGCCAGCCCCGACCACACCACGGTGCGCCCGCGGAGCAGCAGATCGAGTTGGCGGTCCAGCAGTGCGGCACCGCCCAGCCCGTACAACAGGCCGGCCAGTTCTCCCCCTTTGGTGGCCAACGCCCCATCGGCCACCAGGCGTCGCACCTTGGGCGCCAGGTCCGCGGTCTCCGGGTCCGTGCCCTCCCACAGCAGCCCGCGGATGGCACTGCGCATGGCTTCGATATCGGCGGTGGACAGCAGCGGCGAGTCCAGCACCATCGCCGCGACCCGGTCAGGATGACGCACCCCGAAACCGGCGGCGATGTAGCTTCCGTACGAGGTGCCGTACAGCACTGCCTCGTGTACGCCCGCGTCGTCGAGCACCGCGGCGATGTCGTCGACCACCTGCTCGACGGTGATGGCCGCCGGCGGCAGATCCGCGCCCGCATCGGTGTGCCGCGACATCCCGA includes these proteins:
- a CDS encoding ABC transporter family substrate-binding protein; amino-acid sequence: MNGFKRFKFQRFAVVAAVTALALAGCSGGDREAPSAGGNAELGTTNDINPQDVANLRQGGNLRLALTEFPSNFNPLHLDGNTGDVGSLTRPTLPRAFVIAADGSATVNTDYFTNVELTSANPQVVTYTINPKAVWTDGTPITWEDIKSQSEANSGKNPAFVIAAPNGFERVASVTRGVDDRQAVMTFANPYADWKGMFAGNGRLLPKSMTATPEAFNKAQLTEPGPSAGPFLVSNIDRGAQRITMSRNPKWWGAPPLLDTITYLVLDDAARIPALQNNTIDATGTASLDELTIARKTAGISIRRAPSASWYHLTFNGAPGSILADPALRSAVAKGIDRQALANITQRGLTDNPVPLNNHIFVAGQQGYQDNAASVAFDPEKAKAELDALGWKVPEGRQFREKDGKELVIRNVFYDAGSTRQVAQIAQNMLGQIGVNLKLDTKPGTGFFTNYIIKGDFDIAQFAFLGDAFPLSSLTQIYAQDGASNFGKIGSPEIDAKIEQTLEELDPVKARTLANELDQMLFEEVFSLPLFQSPGNVAVRSSLANFGAFGLADADYSKIGFLK
- a CDS encoding alpha/beta hydrolase; this translates as MTMNAKRRRAHDKLAALPGVRAVRRPVSPGSDELFDLFYVRAGRKSAHPVVIIPGGPGVASIQPYRALRRRATAAGFDVIMIEHRGIGMSRHTDAGADLPPAAITVEQVVDDIAAVLDDAGVHEAVLYGTSYGSYIAAGFGVRHPDRVAAMVLDSPLLSTADIEAMRSAIRGLLWEGTDPETADLAPKVRRLVADGALATKGGELAGLLYGLGGAALLDRQLDLLLRGRTVVWSGLARLSRLSTRKAPYRNEVDLVGRIAFRELNYAGVPDGLPLDPALEMADMIGSAKFYEPFEAEPFDLLAELPDFHWPTVVLSGGRDLTTPPAVAERIAALVPGAVLVRMPTVVHSVIDTRERAAFAVIRAVRDGVAEQLSATAAELDALPARPVIRVAVSAISVATVVETALPTGLSPGRHSGDGRT